A genome region from Populus alba chromosome 5, ASM523922v2, whole genome shotgun sequence includes the following:
- the LOC118031117 gene encoding ultraviolet-B receptor UVR8 isoform X3 produces the protein MRKKSVFIGGGLGYCYKRWMSSSSSEGRKRSAAVWGNGDYGRLGYGNLDSMWRPKLMNSSFFHNSNLKSISCGGAHTLFLTETGRVYATGLNDFGQLGISNNTTYLDGELYMWGKNSNGQLGLGKKAENVVPVPTKVECLSGINIKMVALASEHSIAVTDGGQALSWGGGGSGRLGHGHQSSLLGFFRSSSEYTPRHIKKLDGVKVKNIAAGLLHSACIDENGSVYIFGEKAVDKLAFGDANNTTTPSMIGKLPYSQEVACGGYHTCVITSSGELYTWGSNENGCLGNGSIDVLHIPERVEGPFLRSPVEKVSCGWKHTAAISEGNVFTWGWGGSHGTFSEDGLSSGGQLGHGDDFDYGNPTLVAFEKKMKALEVSCGFNHTGAILESVDA, from the exons atgagaaaaaaaagtgtGTTCATAGGAGGAGGATTAGGTTATTGTTATAAACGATGGATGTCGTCGTCGTCAAGCGAAGGAAGAAAGAGATCCGCGGCAGTGTGGGGTAATGGTGATTACGGAAGATTAGGATACGGAAACTTAGATTCTATGTGGAGACCTAAGCTTATGAATTCCTCTTTCTTTCATAATTCTAATCTCAAATCCATTTCTTGTGGCGGTGCTCACACTCTCTTCTTAACAG AAACTGGGCGTGTTTATGCCACCGGTCTTAATGATTTTGGACAGCTCGGCATTTCAAACAACACTACTTATT TGGATGGAGAGCTCTATATGTGGGGAAAGAACTCAAATGGACAGCTGGGTCTTGGAAAAA AGGCTGAAAACGTAGTCCCTGTACCAACAAAAGTAGAATGTTTGAGCGGCATCAACATTAAAATGGTAGCTTTGGCTTCAGAGCACTCAATTGCAGTTACTG ATGGAGGTCAGGCCTTGAGCTGGGGAGGAGGAGGATCTGGGCGACTTGGTCATGGCCATCAATCAAGTCTTTTGGGGTTTTTTAGAAGCAGCAG TGAATATACACCTAGACACATTAAGAAACTTGATGGCGTTAAG GTTAAAAACATTGCTGCTGGCTTGCTTCATTCAGCCTGCATTGATG AGAACGGCTCTGTCTACATATTTGGTGAAAAAGCAGTAGATAAACTG GCTTTTGGAGATGCGAACAACACAACGACGCCATCTATGATAGGCAAATTGCCTTATTCTCAAGAAGTAGCATGTGGTGGCTATCACACATGTGTTATAACTA GTAGTGGTGAACTATACACTTGGGGCTCAAATGAAAATGGTTGTCTTGGCAACGG TTCTATTGATGTCTTGCATATACCGGAGCGAGTTGAAGGCCCATTTTTGAGATCTCCTGTTGAAAAG GTATCTTGTGGTTGGAAGCATACAGCAGCGATTTCAG AAGGCAATGTGTTTACCTGGGGCTGGGGAGGTTCACACGGAACATTTTCTGAAGATGGACTTTCTTCTGGTGGACAATTG GGTCATGGGGATGATTTTGACTACGGAAATCCTACATTGGTTGCCtttgagaagaaaatgaaagcatTGGAGGTGTCATGTGGGTTTAACCACACAGGTGCCATACTTGAAAGTGTTGATGCTTAA
- the LOC118031139 gene encoding transcription factor bHLH99 isoform X1, whose protein sequence is MALETVVFQQDPSSTLGLGATWIHGFGLEGEKANYHETLNTTISNIGSDFHPTNNWDTDNTSSQEISCACKDGFFTGGNAAGRRKRQRRISIKDEAEVAHQRMTHIKVERNRRKQMNDYLTVIRSMMPPSYVQRPDQASIIGGAINFVKELEKLTQSLEAHKQVNKVQSGTNSSCSSLFSDFFSFSQYSTASSTNKQSNSNNSSPSTDSMLAEKRPIAIADVEVTMTERHANLKILSRRHPKQLSKMVTGLHSLGLYTLHLNVTTVGQMVFYSFSVKVEDECRLTSVEEIAAAVHEIVGRIQEDAISNCMPSSE, encoded by the exons atggcaTTAGAAACTGTTGTTTTCCAACAAGATCCCTCTAGTACTTTAGGACTAGGTGCAACATGGATCCATGGATTTGGTCTTGAAGGAGAAAAGGCTAATTACCATGAAACCCTAAACACAACAATCAGTAATATTGGATCTGATTTCCATCCAACTAATAACTGGGACACCGATAACACTTCCTCCCAAGAGATTAGCTGTGCCTGCAAGGACGGGTTCTTCACCGGAGGTAATGCTGCAGGCCGGCGAAAGAGACAGCGTCGTATAAGCATCAAAGATGAAGCGGAAGTTGCACATCAAAGGATGACTCACATTAAGGTTGAACGCAATAGGAGGAAGCAAATGAATGACTATCTTACTGTGATTCGATCCATGATGCCTCCCTCTTATGTTCAAAGG CCAGATCAAGCATCAATCATAGGTGGGGCCATTAACTTTGTGAAGGAGCTGGAGAAACTTACCCAATCTCTTGAAGCTCATAAGCAAGTAAATAAAGTGCAATCTGGTACAAACTCCAGTTGCTCTTCTCTCTTCTCggattttttctccttttctcagTATTCCACTGCCAGTTCGACTAATAAACAAAGCAACAGCAACAACTCATCACCAAGTACTGATTCAATGTTGGCTGAGAAGCGACCAATTGCCATTGCAGATGTTGAAGTGACAATGACCGAAAGGCATGCAAACCTCAAGATACTATCAAGAAGACACCCAAAACAGCTCTCGAAGATGGTGACTGGATTGCACTCTCTTGGCCTTTATACTCTTCACCTAAATGTAACAACTGTTGGTCAGATGGTGTTCTATTCTTTTAGTGTTAAG GTTGAAGATGAGTGTAGATTGACTTCAGTCGAGGAAATTGCAGCAGCTGTGCATGAGATTGTGGGTAGGATCCAAGAGGATGCTATATCCAATTGCATGCCTAGCAGTGAATAG
- the LOC118031139 gene encoding transcription factor bHLH94 isoform X2, with amino-acid sequence MALETVVFQQDPSSTLGLGATWIHGFGLEGEKANYHETLNTTISNIGSDFHPTNNWDTDNTSSQEISCACKDGFFTGGNAAGRRKRQRRISIKDEAEVAHQRMTHIKVERNRRKQMNDYLTVIRSMMPPSYVQRPDQASIIGGAINFVKELEKLTQSLEAHKQVNKVQSGTNSSCSSLFSDFFSFSQYSTASSTNKQSNSNNSSPSTDSMLAEKRPIAIADVEVTMTERHANLKILSRRHPKQLSKMVTGLHSLGLYTLHLNVTTVGQMVFYSFSVKAG; translated from the exons atggcaTTAGAAACTGTTGTTTTCCAACAAGATCCCTCTAGTACTTTAGGACTAGGTGCAACATGGATCCATGGATTTGGTCTTGAAGGAGAAAAGGCTAATTACCATGAAACCCTAAACACAACAATCAGTAATATTGGATCTGATTTCCATCCAACTAATAACTGGGACACCGATAACACTTCCTCCCAAGAGATTAGCTGTGCCTGCAAGGACGGGTTCTTCACCGGAGGTAATGCTGCAGGCCGGCGAAAGAGACAGCGTCGTATAAGCATCAAAGATGAAGCGGAAGTTGCACATCAAAGGATGACTCACATTAAGGTTGAACGCAATAGGAGGAAGCAAATGAATGACTATCTTACTGTGATTCGATCCATGATGCCTCCCTCTTATGTTCAAAGG CCAGATCAAGCATCAATCATAGGTGGGGCCATTAACTTTGTGAAGGAGCTGGAGAAACTTACCCAATCTCTTGAAGCTCATAAGCAAGTAAATAAAGTGCAATCTGGTACAAACTCCAGTTGCTCTTCTCTCTTCTCggattttttctccttttctcagTATTCCACTGCCAGTTCGACTAATAAACAAAGCAACAGCAACAACTCATCACCAAGTACTGATTCAATGTTGGCTGAGAAGCGACCAATTGCCATTGCAGATGTTGAAGTGACAATGACCGAAAGGCATGCAAACCTCAAGATACTATCAAGAAGACACCCAAAACAGCTCTCGAAGATGGTGACTGGATTGCACTCTCTTGGCCTTTATACTCTTCACCTAAATGTAACAACTGTTGGTCAGATGGTGTTCTATTCTTTTAGTGTTAAG gCAGGTTGA
- the LOC118031117 gene encoding ultraviolet-B receptor UVR8 isoform X1: MRKKSVFIGGGLGYCYKRWMSSSSSEGRKRSAAVWGNGDYGRLGYGNLDSMWRPKLMNSSFFHNSNLKSISCGGAHTLFLTETGRVYATGLNDFGQLGISNNTTYCMEPLEVSGLKKEIVQISAGYHHSCAITVDGELYMWGKNSNGQLGLGKKAENVVPVPTKVECLSGINIKMVALASEHSIAVTDGGQALSWGGGGSGRLGHGHQSSLLGFFRSSSEYTPRHIKKLDGVKVKNIAAGLLHSACIDENGSVYIFGEKAVDKLAFGDANNTTTPSMIGKLPYSQEVACGGYHTCVITSSGELYTWGSNENGCLGNGSIDVLHIPERVEGPFLRSPVEKVSCGWKHTAAISEGNVFTWGWGGSHGTFSEDGLSSGGQLGHGDDFDYGNPTLVAFEKKMKALEVSCGFNHTGAILESVDA, encoded by the exons atgagaaaaaaaagtgtGTTCATAGGAGGAGGATTAGGTTATTGTTATAAACGATGGATGTCGTCGTCGTCAAGCGAAGGAAGAAAGAGATCCGCGGCAGTGTGGGGTAATGGTGATTACGGAAGATTAGGATACGGAAACTTAGATTCTATGTGGAGACCTAAGCTTATGAATTCCTCTTTCTTTCATAATTCTAATCTCAAATCCATTTCTTGTGGCGGTGCTCACACTCTCTTCTTAACAG AAACTGGGCGTGTTTATGCCACCGGTCTTAATGATTTTGGACAGCTCGGCATTTCAAACAACACTACTTATTGTATG GAGCCACTTGAAGTTTCTGGTCTCAAAAAGGAAATTGTGCAAATTTCAGCTGGTTATCATCACTCATGTGCTATTACAG TGGATGGAGAGCTCTATATGTGGGGAAAGAACTCAAATGGACAGCTGGGTCTTGGAAAAA AGGCTGAAAACGTAGTCCCTGTACCAACAAAAGTAGAATGTTTGAGCGGCATCAACATTAAAATGGTAGCTTTGGCTTCAGAGCACTCAATTGCAGTTACTG ATGGAGGTCAGGCCTTGAGCTGGGGAGGAGGAGGATCTGGGCGACTTGGTCATGGCCATCAATCAAGTCTTTTGGGGTTTTTTAGAAGCAGCAG TGAATATACACCTAGACACATTAAGAAACTTGATGGCGTTAAG GTTAAAAACATTGCTGCTGGCTTGCTTCATTCAGCCTGCATTGATG AGAACGGCTCTGTCTACATATTTGGTGAAAAAGCAGTAGATAAACTG GCTTTTGGAGATGCGAACAACACAACGACGCCATCTATGATAGGCAAATTGCCTTATTCTCAAGAAGTAGCATGTGGTGGCTATCACACATGTGTTATAACTA GTAGTGGTGAACTATACACTTGGGGCTCAAATGAAAATGGTTGTCTTGGCAACGG TTCTATTGATGTCTTGCATATACCGGAGCGAGTTGAAGGCCCATTTTTGAGATCTCCTGTTGAAAAG GTATCTTGTGGTTGGAAGCATACAGCAGCGATTTCAG AAGGCAATGTGTTTACCTGGGGCTGGGGAGGTTCACACGGAACATTTTCTGAAGATGGACTTTCTTCTGGTGGACAATTG GGTCATGGGGATGATTTTGACTACGGAAATCCTACATTGGTTGCCtttgagaagaaaatgaaagcatTGGAGGTGTCATGTGGGTTTAACCACACAGGTGCCATACTTGAAAGTGTTGATGCTTAA
- the LOC118031117 gene encoding ultraviolet-B receptor UVR8 isoform X5: protein MPPVLMILDSSAFQTTLLIEPLEVSGLKKEIVQISAGYHHSCAITVDGELYMWGKNSNGQLGLGKKAENVVPVPTKVECLSGINIKMVALASEHSIAVTDGGQALSWGGGGSGRLGHGHQSSLLGFFRSSSEYTPRHIKKLDGVKVKNIAAGLLHSACIDENGSVYIFGEKAVDKLAFGDANNTTTPSMIGKLPYSQEVACGGYHTCVITSSGELYTWGSNENGCLGNGSIDVLHIPERVEGPFLRSPVEKVSCGWKHTAAISEGNVFTWGWGGSHGTFSEDGLSSGGQLGHGDDFDYGNPTLVAFEKKMKALEVSCGFNHTGAILESVDA from the exons ATGCCACCGGTCTTAATGATTTTGGACAGCTCGGCATTTCAAACAACACTACTTATT GAGCCACTTGAAGTTTCTGGTCTCAAAAAGGAAATTGTGCAAATTTCAGCTGGTTATCATCACTCATGTGCTATTACAG TGGATGGAGAGCTCTATATGTGGGGAAAGAACTCAAATGGACAGCTGGGTCTTGGAAAAA AGGCTGAAAACGTAGTCCCTGTACCAACAAAAGTAGAATGTTTGAGCGGCATCAACATTAAAATGGTAGCTTTGGCTTCAGAGCACTCAATTGCAGTTACTG ATGGAGGTCAGGCCTTGAGCTGGGGAGGAGGAGGATCTGGGCGACTTGGTCATGGCCATCAATCAAGTCTTTTGGGGTTTTTTAGAAGCAGCAG TGAATATACACCTAGACACATTAAGAAACTTGATGGCGTTAAG GTTAAAAACATTGCTGCTGGCTTGCTTCATTCAGCCTGCATTGATG AGAACGGCTCTGTCTACATATTTGGTGAAAAAGCAGTAGATAAACTG GCTTTTGGAGATGCGAACAACACAACGACGCCATCTATGATAGGCAAATTGCCTTATTCTCAAGAAGTAGCATGTGGTGGCTATCACACATGTGTTATAACTA GTAGTGGTGAACTATACACTTGGGGCTCAAATGAAAATGGTTGTCTTGGCAACGG TTCTATTGATGTCTTGCATATACCGGAGCGAGTTGAAGGCCCATTTTTGAGATCTCCTGTTGAAAAG GTATCTTGTGGTTGGAAGCATACAGCAGCGATTTCAG AAGGCAATGTGTTTACCTGGGGCTGGGGAGGTTCACACGGAACATTTTCTGAAGATGGACTTTCTTCTGGTGGACAATTG GGTCATGGGGATGATTTTGACTACGGAAATCCTACATTGGTTGCCtttgagaagaaaatgaaagcatTGGAGGTGTCATGTGGGTTTAACCACACAGGTGCCATACTTGAAAGTGTTGATGCTTAA
- the LOC118031971 gene encoding uncharacterized protein encodes MAGWPATNNQKMDSRAMKENDTWLVPLLSPNSGTDLLQNCDLPPPLKVFSWSDRTVMSSMNRGFSTTRREHDRDDFDMCSGFGGENYEKLELLKALRLSQTRAREAERKAASLVKERDCVANALLHESFQLFVYRQWVRLLEFQVLKAQTQHQQQEKKWCCGCGRSKEAEDHEEEEAPCDGSRESWICVALTFCMGIVGLGLAFGCCYFL; translated from the coding sequence ATGGCTGGATGGCCGGCAACAAACAACCAGAAGATGGATTCTAGAGCTATGAAAGAGAATGATACGTGGTTGGTTCCCTTGCTTTCTCCAAATTCTGGTACTGACTTATTGCAGAATTGTGATCTGCCTCCACCATTGAAGGTTTTTTCTTGGTCAGATAGGACTGTCATGTCATCGATGAACAGAGGTTTTAGCACGACGAGAAGGGAACATGATCGTGATGATTTTGACATGTGTAGTGGTTTTGGTGGTGAGAATTATGAGAAGTTGGAGCTTCTGAAGGCATTAAGGTTGTCACAGACAAGAGCAAGGGAAGCTGAGAGGAAGGCTGCAAGTTTGGTTAAGGAGAGGGATTGTGTTGCCAATGCTTTGTTGCATGAGTCCTTTCAGTTATTTGTTTATCGCCAATGGGTGAGGCTGCTTGAGTTTCAGGTTTTGAAGGCACAAACACAACATCAAcagcaagaaaagaaatggtGTTGTGGTTGTGGTAGATCAAAGGAGGCGGAAGACCACGAAGAAGAAGAGGCTCCTTGTGATGGGAGCAGGGAGTCTTGGATTTGTGTGGCTCTGACATTTTGTATGGGCATTGTTGGTTTAGGACTTGCATTTGGTTGCTGTTATTTCTTATGA
- the LOC118031117 gene encoding ultraviolet-B receptor UVR8 isoform X4, producing the protein MRKKSVFIGGGLGYCYKRWMSSSSSEGRKRSAAVWGNGDYGRLGYGNLDSMWRPKLMNSSFFHNSNLKSISCGGAHTLFLTETGRVYATGLNDFGQLGISNNTTYCMEPLEVSGLKKEIVQISAGYHHSCAITVDGELYMWGKNSNGQLGLGKKAENVVPVPTKVECLSGINIKMVALASEHSIAVTDGGQALSWGGGGSGRLGHGHQSSLLGFFRSSSEYTPRHIKKLDGVKVKNIAAGLLHSACIDENGSVYIFGEKAVDKLAFGDANNTTTPSMIGKLPYSQEVACGGYHTCVITSSGELYTWGSNENGCLGNGSIDVLHIPERVEGPFLRSPVEKVSCGWKHTAAISGNVFTWGWGGSHGTFSEDGLSSGGQLVCFLFSRIL; encoded by the exons atgagaaaaaaaagtgtGTTCATAGGAGGAGGATTAGGTTATTGTTATAAACGATGGATGTCGTCGTCGTCAAGCGAAGGAAGAAAGAGATCCGCGGCAGTGTGGGGTAATGGTGATTACGGAAGATTAGGATACGGAAACTTAGATTCTATGTGGAGACCTAAGCTTATGAATTCCTCTTTCTTTCATAATTCTAATCTCAAATCCATTTCTTGTGGCGGTGCTCACACTCTCTTCTTAACAG AAACTGGGCGTGTTTATGCCACCGGTCTTAATGATTTTGGACAGCTCGGCATTTCAAACAACACTACTTATTGTATG GAGCCACTTGAAGTTTCTGGTCTCAAAAAGGAAATTGTGCAAATTTCAGCTGGTTATCATCACTCATGTGCTATTACAG TGGATGGAGAGCTCTATATGTGGGGAAAGAACTCAAATGGACAGCTGGGTCTTGGAAAAA AGGCTGAAAACGTAGTCCCTGTACCAACAAAAGTAGAATGTTTGAGCGGCATCAACATTAAAATGGTAGCTTTGGCTTCAGAGCACTCAATTGCAGTTACTG ATGGAGGTCAGGCCTTGAGCTGGGGAGGAGGAGGATCTGGGCGACTTGGTCATGGCCATCAATCAAGTCTTTTGGGGTTTTTTAGAAGCAGCAG TGAATATACACCTAGACACATTAAGAAACTTGATGGCGTTAAG GTTAAAAACATTGCTGCTGGCTTGCTTCATTCAGCCTGCATTGATG AGAACGGCTCTGTCTACATATTTGGTGAAAAAGCAGTAGATAAACTG GCTTTTGGAGATGCGAACAACACAACGACGCCATCTATGATAGGCAAATTGCCTTATTCTCAAGAAGTAGCATGTGGTGGCTATCACACATGTGTTATAACTA GTAGTGGTGAACTATACACTTGGGGCTCAAATGAAAATGGTTGTCTTGGCAACGG TTCTATTGATGTCTTGCATATACCGGAGCGAGTTGAAGGCCCATTTTTGAGATCTCCTGTTGAAAAG GTATCTTGTGGTTGGAAGCATACAGCAGCGATTTCAG GCAATGTGTTTACCTGGGGCTGGGGAGGTTCACACGGAACATTTTCTGAAGATGGACTTTCTTCTGGTGGACAATTGGTTTGCTTTCTCTTCTCCCGTATATTATGA
- the LOC118031117 gene encoding ultraviolet-B receptor UVR8 isoform X2, producing the protein MRKKSVFIGGGLGYCYKRWMSSSSSEGRKRSAAVWGNGDYGRLGYGNLDSMWRPKLMNSSFFHNSNLKSISCGGAHTLFLTETGRVYATGLNDFGQLGISNNTTYCMEPLEVSGLKKEIVQISAGYHHSCAITVDGELYMWGKNSNGQLGLGKKAENVVPVPTKVECLSGINIKMVALASEHSIAVTDGGQALSWGGGGSGRLGHGHQSSLLGFFRSSSEYTPRHIKKLDGVKVKNIAAGLLHSACIDENGSVYIFGEKAVDKLAFGDANNTTTPSMIGKLPYSQEVACGGYHTCVITSSGELYTWGSNENGCLGNGSIDVLHIPERVEGPFLRSPVEKVSCGWKHTAAISGNVFTWGWGGSHGTFSEDGLSSGGQLGHGDDFDYGNPTLVAFEKKMKALEVSCGFNHTGAILESVDA; encoded by the exons atgagaaaaaaaagtgtGTTCATAGGAGGAGGATTAGGTTATTGTTATAAACGATGGATGTCGTCGTCGTCAAGCGAAGGAAGAAAGAGATCCGCGGCAGTGTGGGGTAATGGTGATTACGGAAGATTAGGATACGGAAACTTAGATTCTATGTGGAGACCTAAGCTTATGAATTCCTCTTTCTTTCATAATTCTAATCTCAAATCCATTTCTTGTGGCGGTGCTCACACTCTCTTCTTAACAG AAACTGGGCGTGTTTATGCCACCGGTCTTAATGATTTTGGACAGCTCGGCATTTCAAACAACACTACTTATTGTATG GAGCCACTTGAAGTTTCTGGTCTCAAAAAGGAAATTGTGCAAATTTCAGCTGGTTATCATCACTCATGTGCTATTACAG TGGATGGAGAGCTCTATATGTGGGGAAAGAACTCAAATGGACAGCTGGGTCTTGGAAAAA AGGCTGAAAACGTAGTCCCTGTACCAACAAAAGTAGAATGTTTGAGCGGCATCAACATTAAAATGGTAGCTTTGGCTTCAGAGCACTCAATTGCAGTTACTG ATGGAGGTCAGGCCTTGAGCTGGGGAGGAGGAGGATCTGGGCGACTTGGTCATGGCCATCAATCAAGTCTTTTGGGGTTTTTTAGAAGCAGCAG TGAATATACACCTAGACACATTAAGAAACTTGATGGCGTTAAG GTTAAAAACATTGCTGCTGGCTTGCTTCATTCAGCCTGCATTGATG AGAACGGCTCTGTCTACATATTTGGTGAAAAAGCAGTAGATAAACTG GCTTTTGGAGATGCGAACAACACAACGACGCCATCTATGATAGGCAAATTGCCTTATTCTCAAGAAGTAGCATGTGGTGGCTATCACACATGTGTTATAACTA GTAGTGGTGAACTATACACTTGGGGCTCAAATGAAAATGGTTGTCTTGGCAACGG TTCTATTGATGTCTTGCATATACCGGAGCGAGTTGAAGGCCCATTTTTGAGATCTCCTGTTGAAAAG GTATCTTGTGGTTGGAAGCATACAGCAGCGATTTCAG GCAATGTGTTTACCTGGGGCTGGGGAGGTTCACACGGAACATTTTCTGAAGATGGACTTTCTTCTGGTGGACAATTG GGTCATGGGGATGATTTTGACTACGGAAATCCTACATTGGTTGCCtttgagaagaaaatgaaagcatTGGAGGTGTCATGTGGGTTTAACCACACAGGTGCCATACTTGAAAGTGTTGATGCTTAA
- the LOC118031149 gene encoding uncharacterized protein, whose translation MEFYRRELLSSKKSSIANYKTRLEISGKHPDLPPKQPTIFSPPLPEDLNQNHVSKTSTIIMACVFGGSLLLGILCIVSRLYYNRRINSRRSRSLPVVFGTQEAFLDDDQGPENNRHIWYINFFGLQQSVIDSITVFKYKKDEGLIDGTDCSVCLSEFQEDESLRLLPKCSHAFHTPCIDTWLRRHKNCPLCRSPIVSDNFVAQVALPVPSTSDMSSREEPQMEISENSSPTGLRSSSQAGEEGSSEVRNGEETICGLPIEDNTSAGNSSSCSNHSISRNPRIRSDLVDKKLVVVGSEMQTLRRSVSLDFSAASAVYNVVANVVPGKCHANSDSLLVQPKQPKTKIVAKRGSSGNLGFHKLMKTSSRGRSLQKGPISMKRSFSTSGKSLPSRCSRSQNTIRSF comes from the coding sequence ATGGAGTTTTATCGCAGAGAACTACTAAGCTCAAAGAAGAGCTCAATTGCAAATTATAAGACCCGTTTGGAAATAAGTGGCAAACATCCTGATCTTCCACCAAAACAACCAACGATATTTTCTCCTCCACTTCCTGAAGATCTGAATCAAAACCATGTCAGCAAAACCAGCACGATCATCATGGCCTGTGTGTTTGGTGGTTCACTTCTTCTGGGCATCCTATGCATAGTTTCAAGACTTTACTACAACAGGCGAATAAATTCCAGAAGGTCGAGAAGTCTACCAGTAGTTTTTGGTACCCAAGAAGCTTTTCTTGATGACGATCAAGGACCAGAAAACAACCGCCACATATGGTACATCAACTTCTTCGGTCTCCAACAATCTGTGATCGATTCAATTACAGTCTTCAAGTACAAGAAAGATGAAGGGCTGATCGATGGTACTGACTGCTCCGTTTGCTTGAGTGAATTTCAAGAAGATGAGAGTCTGAGACTATTACCAAAGTGTAGCCATGCTTTTCACACACCTTGTATTGATACGTGGTTAAGAAGACACAAGAACTGCCCTCTCTGTCGTTCCCCTATAGTATCCGATAATTTTGTTGCTCAAGTTGCTCTACCGGTGCCTTCTACGAGTGATATGAGTTCAAGGGAAGAACCACAGATGGAAATTTCTGAGAATAGCAGTCCTACTGGACTCCGAAGCAGTAGCCAGGCAGGAGAAGAAGGAAGCAGTGAGGtgagaaatggagaagaaacAATCTGCGGATTGCCAATTGAAGATAATACAAGTGCTGGAAATTCAAGCTCTTGTTCGAACCACTCTATTTCCAGGAATCCTCGGATACGAAGTGATTTAGTGGACAAGAAGCTGGTGGTGGTAGGGTCAGAAATGCAAACTCTGAGGAGGTCTGTGTCATTGGATTTCTCTGCCGCTTCAGCGGTTTATAATGTGGTGGCTAATGTTGTTCCTGGTAAGTGTCATGCAAACTCAGACAGTCTATTAGTCCAACCAAAGCAACCGAAAACGAAGATCGTTGCCAAGCGAGGAAGTAGTGGAAACTTGGGCTTTCACAAGCTAATGAAAACTTCTTCAAGAGGGCGTTCACTACAGAAAGGGCCTATTTCAATGAAAAGATCTTTTTCAACTAGTGGGAAATCCTTGCCATCCAGATGTAGCAGAAGCCAGAACACGATCCGCTCTTTCTAA
- the LOC118031139 gene encoding transcription factor bHLH94 isoform X3 yields the protein MALETVVFQQDPSSTLGLGATWIHGFGLEGEKANYHETLNTTISNIGSDFHPTNNWDTDNTSSQEISCACKDGFFTGGNAAGRRKRQRRISIKDEAEVAHQRMTHIKVERNRRKQMNDYLTVIRSMMPPSYVQRPDQASIIGGAINFVKELEKLTQSLEAHKQVNKVQSDVEVTMTERHANLKILSRRHPKQLSKMVTGLHSLGLYTLHLNVTTVGQMVFYSFSVKVEDECRLTSVEEIAAAVHEIVGRIQEDAISNCMPSSE from the exons atggcaTTAGAAACTGTTGTTTTCCAACAAGATCCCTCTAGTACTTTAGGACTAGGTGCAACATGGATCCATGGATTTGGTCTTGAAGGAGAAAAGGCTAATTACCATGAAACCCTAAACACAACAATCAGTAATATTGGATCTGATTTCCATCCAACTAATAACTGGGACACCGATAACACTTCCTCCCAAGAGATTAGCTGTGCCTGCAAGGACGGGTTCTTCACCGGAGGTAATGCTGCAGGCCGGCGAAAGAGACAGCGTCGTATAAGCATCAAAGATGAAGCGGAAGTTGCACATCAAAGGATGACTCACATTAAGGTTGAACGCAATAGGAGGAAGCAAATGAATGACTATCTTACTGTGATTCGATCCATGATGCCTCCCTCTTATGTTCAAAGG CCAGATCAAGCATCAATCATAGGTGGGGCCATTAACTTTGTGAAGGAGCTGGAGAAACTTACCCAATCTCTTGAAGCTCATAAGCAAGTAAATAAAGTGCAATCTG ATGTTGAAGTGACAATGACCGAAAGGCATGCAAACCTCAAGATACTATCAAGAAGACACCCAAAACAGCTCTCGAAGATGGTGACTGGATTGCACTCTCTTGGCCTTTATACTCTTCACCTAAATGTAACAACTGTTGGTCAGATGGTGTTCTATTCTTTTAGTGTTAAG GTTGAAGATGAGTGTAGATTGACTTCAGTCGAGGAAATTGCAGCAGCTGTGCATGAGATTGTGGGTAGGATCCAAGAGGATGCTATATCCAATTGCATGCCTAGCAGTGAATAG